In Fibrobacter sp. UWR4, the genomic stretch CCCGAGGATTACGCAACCGACGCGCAGATTGAACGTTTTGTCTTGACGCAATTGGAGCAGCCCTCGTCCAGATTGTTCGATTATCACGTGACTGTACGTGCCGGCAAAGTCGAAGTAGACGCACGTTGTGCGGAAAAATATTACTCCAAGGATTTGGAAAATAAATTGGCTGAATTGCCCGGAGTCATGGATCTGAATTGTCGCATCGAGAGAATTCCCGACGACGCCATGGAAAATGACTTGCTGTGCAAGCAGATCGAAGCGGATCTGGCCTTGCATTCCATGCTCCAGGATACTTGTATTAAGGTTTCATTCTCCCAGAAGAAATTCTTGCTGGAAGGATTTGTTCATACGACATTCCAGAAACAGCTGGCGTCCCTTTCCGTGATGAAAAGGGCGGTGACCACTGCGGTGGAAAATCGCTTGCGACAGATTTAAATTTTGAGGAGCCCCTATGGCGACTGGATACGAAAAGATTAATGCAATCAAGAGTCTCTTGAAGACAAAGATGACTGTGGCCCAGATGGCAAACTTGCTGAATTGCGGCCCCCGTACGGTGTTCCGCCATCTGGAGGTTTTGACCAACGAAAACTGCGGCCTGCGCAGAACAAAGGAAAATGGTCAGACTTATTACGTTATTCAAACTAACGAAGAAGTCAACTTCAACCAGACCATCGTTAAGCAGCTGGAAAAGATCAAGAAGAACATGGGGAGCGCCAACGCTCAGGACATCAAGAACGTAAAATTGGTGGACAAGATTATCGAGCAGTTGGGCGTGACCAATCCCGATGAATTCAAGCCGGAAGCTATTACCACGGACCCGGACTACATTTTGGATTACGGTCCCTTTAGCGATAATAAGCTGCAGAGCACCAGCATCAATCGGGTGCTGAAGGCAATCCACGATCACTTCATGATCAAGATTTCCTACAGGCCTTCGTCCCACGAAGCGGAACCCAGCATTTTTGAACTTCGCCCGGTGAAGGTTATCATGCGTATGGATACGCTGTACTTGATTGCCGCCGATGAAACTTACGAAGAAACCGGCGTGTTCAAGAATTTCCTGTTTGAAAATATCATTAGCGTGCAGGAAACCAACACCGCTTTCCAGAAGATTGCCTTTGACGCTGCGATCCACTACAAGTACGCCTTCGGTAAGTATACTGCGATGACGAAGCCGGAAGAAGTTTCCCTGCTGGTGAAGAACAAGTGGCTCCAGACTCAGTTTGAACGTTCCCACTTTACTCCGGAAGCCTCCAAGCGTATGGATAAAGATGGCAACATGATCGTGGATTTGAAACTGCGCCTGACTCCGGATTTCAAGACTTGGCTGTTGGGCGTTTCTCCCGATGTGAAAATTTTGAAGCCCGCTTCCTTGAAGGAAGAAATCAAGGAAATGCTGAAAAAGACTTTAGCTGAAATGGACGATTAAGCGTTGGCTATGGAACACAATCTTTCTGATTACAGCTTTGAATTTCCGCCGGAACTGATTGCCAGCCGTACTGCTGGTAAGGGCAAGACCCGCATTTTACACTGCCCGAAGGATGGAGGCGAACGCCACATCATGAAGGCTCCCGAAATCGTTGACTTGTTCAAGCCCGGTGACTGTCTTGTGGTGAACAACACCAAGGTGATTCCCGCTCGCCTGTACGGCAAGACCATGCACGACGGGGAAGTGGAAACCCTACTGGTCCAGGCCATGATTCCTGCTGAAGACGGTTCGGCACGGTACGAGGCGCAGGTTCGCCCGGGCAAGGCTTTTAAGGTTGGCCGCGAGTTGATGATCGCAGGAGTCAAGACTACGGTGGAATCCATCAACGAAGATGGTTCCCGCGTGCTGCGTTTTGCGGTGACGCCTGTGGAGCTTGAAGCTGTTATGAATGCTCAGGGCCATGTTCCGCTGCCGCCTTACATTAACCGCCCGGATGACGAAGAAGACAAGAAGGCATACCAGACGATTTTTGCCAAGTATTCGGGTGCTGTGGCCGCCCCGACGGCTAGCCTCCACTTTAGCGAGGAAATGCTCGATGCGTTGAAGGCGAAGGGCGTGTACGTTGCCGAGGTGACACTTCATGTGGGCCCCGGCACCTTCCAGAATATTTCCGTAGAAGATTTCACCCAGCACAAGATGCACGGCGAACACTACGAACTGACGCAGGAAAACGCCGACATTATCAACAAGGCAAAGGCTGCAGGTGGCCGCGTGGTGACTGTGGGTACTACCAGCACCCGTGTGGTGGAAACTATTGCGGATGACGCAGGCGTGGTCCGTGCCCAGAAGGGAGTGACGCACGCATTCTTCTATCCGGGATACCGCTACAAGATTGTGGATGGGCTGCTGACTAATTTCCATTGGCCCAAGAGCTCGCTGATTCTTTTGGTTTCCGCTTTCTATGGGCGTGAAAACACGCTGGCCGCTTATAAGATGGCCGTGGAAAACCAGCTGAAACTGTTTAGCTACGGCGACGGCATGCTGATACTGTAAAAAATGGTTGCCCTCAGGGAAACGCGGGTTGATCGCAGGCTGGCCGCAGGTTGATCGCGGGTTGGCCGCAGGGCGTTTTTTTGGCGCGGACTAGTATGAATCTTTGCAAAGTGTGTGATTCATACTAGGATTTGGTCTCTGCTACGGGGGTGCCCTTGGTGGGCGTAGTATGGAAAATGGGAATTGTCTCTTTTCATACTAGTCCGCGCAGGGAGTGGTGTTTGCTAGTAGAATGAATCTTTGATAATACAACTATTCATACTAGGCCTACACCGGATAGGTCTTGTGCGGGGTGAAAAACGTAGTATGAAAATGAGCGTTTGCGAGGATTAGTACTAGTCTCTTCTATAAGCCCCTTTCCCTTACAAAAGATATTCCTTCGCAATTTGCTTTGCTTGAATCGGGCTTAAAGGCTGCTTGCCTGTTTCTAAAGAAATAATCAGATTTCTCCCGAGAACGTATCCGTCATTCAGATAGTAGTACATTTTTCTGACGGTTTTTTCTGCATAGGAATCTCTGTCTAGCATGCCAAAATGTTCCCACACGATTTCCTCTCCCGTTCGGATATTTAGGCAGGTGAAATCTGGATATATAGTGATGCCGTTGATTGTATGAGGACATTCATAGCGAAAAGGAATTTTAAGCTGGTCCAAAGTGTCTGCGATGAATGCTTCTGATTTAGATCTGACACGCAATCCGCAATTTGCGAAGTACTCGAAATCTCCATCAAGAAATGTTTTTCTCGTGTAGTCCTTGCTGAGCCAATCTTCCGTGAACGTTTTCTTGTCGGGGCGGAATGGCGTGATCATTCTTTTTCGTAGAGACGGTATCTTGTTGGATATTTCATCGAGGTGAGTTTTTTCGACGGCCTTTACTAAGGGATGCATCAATTTTTGAATTGTCCTAAGCGATGTCAAAAGTGTTTCGTCGTATTCTTTCTGGGCGAGTTTCTTTACGTCGGCAAGATGTTTCTTATTGAGGTAAACTCCGTTG encodes the following:
- the queA gene encoding tRNA preQ1(34) S-adenosylmethionine ribosyltransferase-isomerase QueA, producing MEHNLSDYSFEFPPELIASRTAGKGKTRILHCPKDGGERHIMKAPEIVDLFKPGDCLVVNNTKVIPARLYGKTMHDGEVETLLVQAMIPAEDGSARYEAQVRPGKAFKVGRELMIAGVKTTVESINEDGSRVLRFAVTPVELEAVMNAQGHVPLPPYINRPDDEEDKKAYQTIFAKYSGAVAAPTASLHFSEEMLDALKAKGVYVAEVTLHVGPGTFQNISVEDFTQHKMHGEHYELTQENADIINKAKAAGGRVVTVGTTSTRVVETIADDAGVVRAQKGVTHAFFYPGYRYKIVDGLLTNFHWPKSSLILLVSAFYGRENTLAAYKMAVENQLKLFSYGDGMLIL
- a CDS encoding YafY family protein, with protein sequence MATGYEKINAIKSLLKTKMTVAQMANLLNCGPRTVFRHLEVLTNENCGLRRTKENGQTYYVIQTNEEVNFNQTIVKQLEKIKKNMGSANAQDIKNVKLVDKIIEQLGVTNPDEFKPEAITTDPDYILDYGPFSDNKLQSTSINRVLKAIHDHFMIKISYRPSSHEAEPSIFELRPVKVIMRMDTLYLIAADETYEETGVFKNFLFENIISVQETNTAFQKIAFDAAIHYKYAFGKYTAMTKPEEVSLLVKNKWLQTQFERSHFTPEASKRMDKDGNMIVDLKLRLTPDFKTWLLGVSPDVKILKPASLKEEIKEMLKKTLAEMDD